The following coding sequences are from one Octopus sinensis unplaced genomic scaffold, ASM634580v1 Contig13306, whole genome shotgun sequence window:
- the LOC115229638 gene encoding general transcription factor II-I repeat domain-containing protein 2-like, whose amino-acid sequence MKRKVDRECRVFNKLWELKYFFAKDELKQKAYCLICHEHLSVMKEYNIRRHYETNHVPIYSKYTGKLREDKVESLKRTLQIQQGLIKKNFENNENVTRAGYEITKIISQHGKPFSDGMYIKNCIIEAVNCLCPLNSSLFDGISLSASSVSRRTEELGTNIYLQICEKTSNMLWYSLALDESVDISGTSQLLIFIRGVDENISITEELASVCSIHGTTTGKDIFDELEQTISDYNLE is encoded by the coding sequence atgaaaagaaaggttGACCGCGAATGCCgtgtattcaataaattatgGGAATTGAAGTATTTTTTTGCGAAAGATGAATTAAAGCAGAAAGCTTATTGTTTAATATGCCACGAACATCTCTCTGTTATGAAGGAGTATAACATTCGACGTCATTATGAAACGAATCATGTTCCGATATATTCCAAGTACACTGGAAAGCTACGTGAGGATAAAGTTGAATCACTGAAACGCACTTTACAAATTCAACAaggccttataaaaaaaaattttgaaaataatgaaaatgtaacaAGAGCTGGATACGAGATAACGAAAATTATTTCACAACACGGGAAACCCTTTAGTGATGGGATGTATATCAAAAATTGCATTATTGAAGCAGTTAATTGTTTGTGCccactaaattcttccttatttgatGGAATAAGTTTGTCGGCGAGTTCTGTATCACGGAGAACTGAAGAGCttggaacaaatatatatttacaaatttgtgaAAAGACAAGTAATATGTTGTGGTATTCTCTTGCATTGGATGAGTCAGTTGACATTTCGGGAACATCgcaacttcttatttttattcgtgGAGTTGATGAGAATATTTCCATAACTGAAGAACTGGCATCTGTTTGTTCTATTCATGGAACAACcactggaaaagatatttttgatGAATTGGAACAAACTATAAGTGACTATAACCTTGAATGA
- the LOC115229639 gene encoding general transcription factor II-I repeat domain-containing protein 2B-like: MAGFKKGLVGQITNKLEELHISNTLFIHCILHQHALCAKALNISCVLNPVIRIINFVRGSSLNHRQFKVLLDDFGSEYFDLPYYTAVRWLSCDNVLNRFYKLRSEIDIFLTSKNNYYPELSDLAWLSKLSFLVDVTTHMNELNLKLQGKENLICDFYRIIKAFRQKLMLFESQLGVRQFSHFSCFKSFCEANCNEIDITFQIGIIKELKHHFLHKFSELDKIESDIILFENPFSCNVENVQHELQLEVIDLQSNEQLKDCHRRTKLAEFYEYLKDDEFPRLKNFAIKMISIFGTTYQYYRKFTKP; the protein is encoded by the exons ATGGCTGGTTTTAAAAAGGGTCTAGTTGGGCAAATAACTAATAAATTGGAGGAATTACATATTTCAAACACTTTGTTCATTCATTGCATCCTTCATCAGCACGCACTATGTGCGAAGGCTcttaatatttcatgtgtgttgAATCCAGTTATTCGCATAATAAACTTTGTTCGAGGGAGCTCACTTAATCACCGTCAGTTTAAAGTTTTACTTGACGATTTTGGATCTGAATATTTTGACTTACCATATTACACTGCAGTTAGATGGCTTAGCTGTGATAAtgtattaaatagattttataaactCCGAAGTGAGATTGATATTTTTCTAACCAGTAAAAATAACTATTATCCCGAATTATCAGATCTTGCTTGGctatcaaaattatcatttttggttGATGTTACAACTCACATGAATGAGCTAAATCTGAAATTACAAGGAAAGGAAAACTTAATTTGTGATTTCTACAGGATAATTAAAGCATTTCGACAAAAATTGATGTTATTCGAGTCACAACTTGGAGTACGTCAGTTTTCAcacttttcttgttttaaaagtttttgtgaGGCAAACTGTAATGAGATCGACATTACTTTCCAAATTGGAATTATCAAAgaattaaaacatcattttttacataagttttctGAACTTGACAAAATTGAAAGCGATATAATTTTGTTCGAAAATCCATTTTCTTGTAATGTTGAAAATGTTCAACATGAATTACAATTAGAAGTTATTGACTTACAATCAAATGAACAGCTCAAAGATTGTCACAGACGGACCAAACTCGCTGAGTTCTACGAATATCTCAAGGATGATGAGTTTCCGAGACTAAAGAATTTTGCGATAaagatgatttctatatttggcaCAACTTACCAAT ATTATAGGAAATTCACTAAACCTTAG